Genomic segment of Nocardioides conyzicola:
CCGACGACGGGTCGCCGCGCTACGTCGTACGCCGGGTCAGCTGATCGTCAGCTGATGGCCTTGAGGTGCGGCTGCACCTCGGCCGCGGCGTCGGCGCCGTAGGACTCGTCGACCCGGGCCAGGAACTCGGCCGCGGTGAAGGAGTACTCCTGGGTGCCGACCGTCTCGACGACGTACGCCGCGAGCACGCACCCGACCTGGGCGGCGCGCTCGTGGCCGAGGCCCCACGCGAGCGCAGCGAGGAAGCCCGAGCGGAAGGCGTCGCCGACGCCGGTCGGCTCGACCGCGGTCACGTTGGCGGCCGCCGGGAGCTCGAAGGTCGCCAGGCCGCGGCCCTGGACCCGCACGCCGTCCTTGCCGAGCGTCGTGACCTGGACGTCCACCTTGTCCAGGACCTCGGCCGCGGTCCAGCCGGTCTTCTGCTCGATCATGTGCGACTCGTACTCGTTGGAGAAGAGGATCGCGGCCCCGTCGATCAGCTTGCGGATCAGCTCCCCGTCGCTGAACGCGAGCTGCTGGCTCGGGTCGGCGATGAAGGGGTAGCCGCGCTGGCGGCACTCCTCGGTGTGGCGCAGCATCCCGTCCGGGTCGTCGGCGCCGATGAGCACGTAGTCGGGCGTGCCGACGCGGTCGACCACGGGCCCGAGCTCGATCAGCCGGGCCTCGCTCATCGCGCCGGGGTAGAACGACGCGATCTGGGCGCCGGTCGGGTCGGTGGTGCAGACGAAGCGGGCGGTGTGCCGGGTCTCCGAGATGCGCACGTGGGAGCAGTTGACGTTGTGCCGCTCGAGCCAGGAGCGGTAGTCGGCGAAGTCCTCGCCGGCCGAGCCCACCAGGACCGGGCGCAGGCCCAGCTGCCCCAGGCCGAAGCACATGTTGGCCGCCACCCCACCGCGGCGGATCTCCAGGTCGTCGACCAGGAAGGACAGCGAGATCTTGTCGAGCTGCTCGACCACGAGGGAGTCGGCGAACTTGCCCTGGAAGCTCATCAGGTGGTCAGTGGCGATGGATCCGGCGATCAGCAGCGACATGACACGGGAGACTACCGATCAGTACCCGTAGGAGTACCAATCGGTAGCCCTTAGCGTCGGAGCATGAGCGCCCCGAGACTCGCGTACGACGACGCCGCCACCCCCGCCGAGATGCGGGCCGACTGCCTGGCCGTGCAGGCCTCGCTGACCCGGCCGCTGGCCGCTGCCGCGCGTGACCTCGCGCAGGAGCAGCCCAAGAGCGGCATCGAGGTCCCCGAGGCCGCCGCCCGCCTGGCCCGCGCCATCTATGGCGAGTAGCCGGCCCACGACGTACGAAAGCCCCCTCCCGATCGGGAGGGGGCTTTCGTCTGTCAGATCAGTGGAACGAATCACCGCAGGCGCAGGAGCCCGTGGCGTTCGGGTTGTCGATCGTGAAGCCCTGCTTCTCGATGCTGTCGACGAAGTCGATCTGCGCACCGTTGAGGTAGGGGACGCTCATCCGGTCGACCACGACGGACACGCCGTCGAAGTCGGTGACGACGTCGCCGTCGAGGCTGCGCTCGTCGAAGAAGAGCTGGTAGCGGAGGCCGGAGCAGCCGCCCGGCTGCACCGAGATGCGCAGCGACAGGTCGTCGCGCCCCTCCTGCTCGAGGAGGCTCTTCACCTTGCCGGCCGCGACAGCACTCAGGTTGATCTGGTCGGTGCGGCGCTCAGTGGTGGTCTCGAGCTGCTCGGTCATGTGGTGTCTCCCCAGGGTCGACGGAAGTCTTGGTACTAGCCCCAATGGTCGCACACACCTGGATATTCCCACCGTTAGGTTGAGCCGCATGCCTGTGAGCTCCCCCCGCCGTGCCGTCGCCCGAGCGCTCGTCCGTGCCGCCCGCACGGTCGACGCGACCGCCCTGCCCCAGCCGACGCCTCCGCCGCGCCGACCTCCGGGTCCGCGGGGCCCGGCTCCGGCCGGCCGCTGCCTGGTCTGCCACTCGCCCCGGGTACGCCGTCAGGAGGTGGCGTTCGTCGACGATCCCGAGCTGCGCAAGACCGTGAACGCCTGCCGGCGGTGCGGGTACGTCGCGATCGACGAGCTCCCGAACGACCTCTACCGGGGCAAGTCCTCGGTCGACGAGCTGCCGCCGCCCACCTCGCGGATGGGCACGGAGGACCGGACGGGTCGCGAGTTCGAGATGGCCCGGATGGCGCTCGACATCCTCGGGCGCCGCAAGCCCCAGGACGTGCTGGTGTACGGCGCCGGCCGCAGCCTCGACAACCTGCACATCCAGCGCCTGCCCGGCGTCGGCGAGGTCGCGATCGCCGACATCATGAAGGTCCGAGACGACGCCCCCTTCGTGGACCCGAACGAGCCCGGCGCCCGACGGTTCCCGATCGTGATCGCCAGCGAGGTGGTCGAGCACTTCCGCGACCCCTGGCCGGACTTCGCGACCATGGCGCGGGTGGTCGGACCGCGCGGGCTGCTCGTGTGCGGGACCAACGTCCACAGCGGCCGGCCGCGGCTTCAACGGCACCGCTACCTCTTCTACCCCGACCACACGTCGTACTACTCGGCGGAGTCGCTCCGGCAGATCGCCACCAGGCTCGGCTTCCACATCGACTTCCGCCTGCCCGAGGGACTGGGGACGCGGAAGCGCTACGTGCTGCTGAGCCGCTCGCCCGAGGTCCTCGCCCGGGCCGCCACCTACTTCGGACGGGTCGGGCTCGCCCCGTCCGAGGTCACGGAGCGACGCCGCGAGGCGGCCGCGGCGGCGGCCGGCTGAGGCGCGCTCAGCGCGACCAGGTGCGCGCGACCCGCTCGGCCAGGTCGGCCAACGCACCGGCGGGGTCCGCGAAGGCGCGCTCCTCGCCGGCCGCCTCCACGAGCGAGTACGCCGACTCGACGCCCAGCGCGCGCATCTCCCGGGAGCCCACGTGCACCTGGCCCGCCAGCACCACGCACGGACGCAGCGCCTCGCCGGCGATCTCGGCGACGCCGTACGGCACCTTGCCGCCGCGGCTGGAGTAGTCGAAGGCGCCCTCGCCGGTGATCACCAGGTCGGCCGCTCGGGCGCGCTCGGCGAGCCCGAGCGCCCCGGCGACCAGGCCGATCCCGGGCTCCCGGGTGCCGCCGAGGAGCAGCAGGGCGAAGCCGAGACCGCCGGCCGCCCCGGCTCCGTCGGCGAGCGCGACCTTGCGGTCGGTGGCGACCGCGAGCTCCTGCAGCCAGCCGTCGACGACCGGCAGCCGGTCCTCGGGGATGCCCTTCTGCGGGCCGAAGACCTTGGTCGCGCCGAAGAGCCCGGTCAGCGGGTTGTCGACGTCGGTGGCCGCGACCAGCTCGACGTCGAAGGCCGGCAGCTCGACGCCGGTGATGCCGGCCAGCCCCGCCGCCCCCTGGTCGAGCGGCCGGTCGGCGGTGGCCCCGAGCGCCGCGAGCAGGCCCGCTCCCCCGTCGTTGGTGCCGCTGCCGCCGAGCCCGAGCACGACCCGGGTCGCCCCGGCGTCGACCGCCGCGGCGACCAGCTCGCCGACGCCGTACGTCGTGGCCGTCTCGGCACCCTCGCCGCCCGTCAGGTGGAGCCCGCAGGCCTGGGCGGTCTCGACGTACGCCGTCTGCTCGCGCACCAGCAGGGTCGCCGGGGTCGGCTCGCCGTGCGGGCCGCGGACCGTCACCGCGAGCAGCTCGCCGCCGAGAGCGGCGTGCAGCACGTCGATGAAGCCCGGCCCGCCGTCGGCCATCGGCGCGAGGTCGAGCTCGTCGCCCGGGGCACGGCGCCGCCAGCCCGCGGCGATCGCCTCGGCGGCCTCGACCGCGGAGAGCGTGCCGGCGAACTTGTCGGGTGCCACCAGAACTCGCATGCGCCCATCCTGGCCCACTCCCTAGGGTCGACCTCATGGCAGACCTGACCATCCGCCCGATGACGCCCGACGACGTCGCGGAGGCCGAGCGCGTCAGCGACGAGGGGTTCTTCGAGCTCGACACCCGCATGCAGCGGA
This window contains:
- a CDS encoding carbohydrate kinase family protein gives rise to the protein MSLLIAGSIATDHLMSFQGKFADSLVVEQLDKISLSFLVDDLEIRRGGVAANMCFGLGQLGLRPVLVGSAGEDFADYRSWLERHNVNCSHVRISETRHTARFVCTTDPTGAQIASFYPGAMSEARLIELGPVVDRVGTPDYVLIGADDPDGMLRHTEECRQRGYPFIADPSQQLAFSDGELIRKLIDGAAILFSNEYESHMIEQKTGWTAAEVLDKVDVQVTTLGKDGVRVQGRGLATFELPAAANVTAVEPTGVGDAFRSGFLAALAWGLGHERAAQVGCVLAAYVVETVGTQEYSFTAAEFLARVDESYGADAAAEVQPHLKAIS
- the erpA gene encoding iron-sulfur cluster insertion protein ErpA codes for the protein MTEQLETTTERRTDQINLSAVAAGKVKSLLEQEGRDDLSLRISVQPGGCSGLRYQLFFDERSLDGDVVTDFDGVSVVVDRMSVPYLNGAQIDFVDSIEKQGFTIDNPNATGSCACGDSFH
- a CDS encoding methyltransferase domain-containing protein codes for the protein MPVSSPRRAVARALVRAARTVDATALPQPTPPPRRPPGPRGPAPAGRCLVCHSPRVRRQEVAFVDDPELRKTVNACRRCGYVAIDELPNDLYRGKSSVDELPPPTSRMGTEDRTGREFEMARMALDILGRRKPQDVLVYGAGRSLDNLHIQRLPGVGEVAIADIMKVRDDAPFVDPNEPGARRFPIVIASEVVEHFRDPWPDFATMARVVGPRGLLVCGTNVHSGRPRLQRHRYLFYPDHTSYYSAESLRQIATRLGFHIDFRLPEGLGTRKRYVLLSRSPEVLARAATYFGRVGLAPSEVTERRREAAAAAAG
- a CDS encoding glycerate kinase; its protein translation is MRVLVAPDKFAGTLSAVEAAEAIAAGWRRRAPGDELDLAPMADGGPGFIDVLHAALGGELLAVTVRGPHGEPTPATLLVREQTAYVETAQACGLHLTGGEGAETATTYGVGELVAAAVDAGATRVVLGLGGSGTNDGGAGLLAALGATADRPLDQGAAGLAGITGVELPAFDVELVAATDVDNPLTGLFGATKVFGPQKGIPEDRLPVVDGWLQELAVATDRKVALADGAGAAGGLGFALLLLGGTREPGIGLVAGALGLAERARAADLVITGEGAFDYSSRGGKVPYGVAEIAGEALRPCVVLAGQVHVGSREMRALGVESAYSLVEAAGEERAFADPAGALADLAERVARTWSR